The DNA sequence CCGCATAATCCAGCTGCTTTGCATCTAAAGGACGCTTGAGCCAGTCACTACGGGTCGCACTTTTATCCACCACGGCATCGAGATAATATTCAACCATTTCAGCAAAACTGACCGTCAGCTGAGGGTGGCACAAAGCAAAGCCTATTTGAGTATCTCTGACTGATGACGGTAAATAGCCCGTTTCCTGCCGGATTAACTCAAGATCCTGGCTCCCACTATGCATAACTAAAGGCGCTGAATGATGCAGTAATGCTTGCCAAGGCGGCTGGGCTGATAATGGGTCACACAGTGTGGCCTCGGCCGCACCCGCCTCTTGCCACTGCATCAAGGCAAGCTTGGGAAAATAACTTTTCTCGCGGACAAACTCACTGTCGTAAAAAACCACACGACCCAAGGCGAACGATTCATTATCGCTCGCCCAGTGCCATTGTGTCTGTGTCGCAGCTCTGTTTGTCGGCATCAAAGAATTAGCCTTCTTTTTGATAGAGCTTGACGCTATTGCGCACTTCTTCCTCTGCGGCTGCTTTATCGCCCCAGCCATCAAGCTTAACCCACTTACCTTTTTCAAGTGCCTTGTACTGCTCAAAGAAGTGGCGGATTTGCTCAAGCGTCAGCTCTGGCAAATCATCAATACTTTGGTATTGGGCATAGATTGGGCAAAGCTTTTCAGTCGGCACAGCCAACAGTTTTGCATCACCACCTTTTTCATCAGTCATATGCAAAACACCCAAGGCACGAGATTCAATGACACAACCCGGCTCAACTGGGTGAGGCGTCAGTACCAATACGTCCAGTGGATCACCATCATCACACAGCGTTTGTGGGATATAGCCATAGTTAGCAGGATAATACATTGCTGTTGGCATGAAACGGTCAACGGTCAACGCACCGGTTTCTTTATCGATTTCGTATTTAACAGGGCCTGAATTAGCTGAAATTTCAATTACAACATTAAAAGATTCTGGCAAATTTTTGCCGGCCGGTACATTTTTTAAGCTCATTAAAGCCTCCAAAGATAAAAGTAAACTGTATCACTTATTCTATAACGTTTGTGCGGTGATAGGGTAAGTTTGGCAGCTTTTATCACGCCACTCTTACCCAGAATAACCTCACCTAGCCTCGCCGAGACAGCTCCGCCAAGCGCGCTTTATCGCGCACTGCGCCTTTATCGGCACTGGTCGCCAGCAATGCATAAGCTTGTAATGCCGTGCTGACGTATCGTTCTCTAGGTTCAGCTGGCTGCCAGCCTTTCTTGTCTTGCGCTTCGCGGCGCCGCGCCAGCTCTGCATCATCAATGATCAGGTTAATGCTGCGCTCGGGAATATTGATGTCAATGCGGTCGCCGTCCTCAATCAAGCCAATCGCACCACCGGCCGCGGCCTCTGGTGAGGCATGACCAATGGACAAGCCCGACGTACCACCAGAAAAGCGCCCATCGGTGAGCAAAGCACATTCCTTGCCCAGCCCCATGGATTTGAGATAACTGGTCGGATAAAGCATTTCCTGCATGCCTGGGCCTCCACGTGGCCCTTCGTAACGGATAATGACGATATCACCGGCTTTGACTTGCTTCTTCAAGATTGCGGTTACTGCGGCATCCTGACTCTCATAAACCTTTGCTTTACCGCTAAATACGTGAATTGACTCATCAACACCAGCCGTTTTCACCACACATCCATCAAGTGCAATATTGCCGTACAATACAGCGAGACCACCCTCCTGCCCATAAGCATGCTCTATATTGCGGATACAACCTTGCGCCCGGTCTTCATCAAGTGACGGGTAACGACAATCCTGACTAAATGCCTCTTGCGTCGGGATACCCGCAGGGCCTGCCAAATAAAAGTGCCTGACTTCCTCTCCACCTGTACCGGCGACGAGGTCAAAATGAGTGATCGCATCTTTAAGCGTCGCACTGTGTACTGTGGGGAGATCCGTATGTAACAACCCTGCACGATCCAGCTCCGCAAGGATATTCATAATCCCGCCAGCACGATGCACGTCTTCAATATGATATTTTTGGGTATTCGGTGCGACCTTGCACAGCTGAGGTACTTTGCGCGACAACGCATCAATATCGAGCAGTGTGTAATTCACTTCTGCTTCTTGCGCTGCTGCGAGTAAGTGCAAAATAGTATTGGTTGAGCCCCCCATTGCAATATCGAGGGTCATGGCATTATGAAATGCTTTTGCTGATGCGATAGTGCGCGGTAAGACACGGTCATCACCTTCTTCGTAATAACGCCGAGCATTAGTGACAATCTGACGTGCCGCTTTCAAGAATAATTCACGACGATCAGCGTGTGTCGCCAGTACGGTACCGTTGCCTGGTAAAGACAGCCCCATGGCTTCAGTCAAGCAGTTCATCGAGTTCGCTGTAAACATCCCTGAGCAAGAGCCACAAGTTGGGCAAGCACTGCGCTCTATTTCAGCGACAGTATTGTCACTGACATCAGGATCAGCAGCCATAACCATCGCATCGACCAAGTCAAGATGATGTTCGGCCAGCTTGGTTTTGCCCGCCTCCATCGGCCCACCAGAGACAAAAATCACAGGGATGTTGAGGCGCATTGCGGCCATCAACATACCGGGGGTAATTTTGTCGCAGTTAGAAATGCACACCATCGCATCCGCGCAATGCGCATTAACCATATATTCGACGCTATCTGCAATGATATCGCGCGATGGCAGCGAGTAAAGCATGCCATCATGTCCCATAGCAATACCGTCATCTACAGCAATGGTATTGAACTCTTTAGCAACACCGCCCGCCTTCTCAATCTCGCGCGCAACCATTTGCCCGATGTCTTTCAGGTGCACATGCCCCGGCACAAACTGGGTAAACGAATTGACGACCGCGACAATAGGCTTATTGAAATCACCATCTTTCATTCCGGTTGCACGCCATAATGCACGCGCACCGGCCATATTACGCCCGCCGGTAGAAGTCTTGGAACGATAGGTTATTTTGCTCATGATGTTTATAGCTTTAGAAAAAGATCTGATATTGTAATGGATGGCTTCGCTTTACCCAAGTATTGGGCTACTCCATCACTGCAGACTCATAAAAAAGCGCCACATCCCGTGTGGCGCTTTTGGCGTAGTCTTAATTAATAAGATGAATAAACGTGCCAATCCACTTATGTGGGAATACGCAGCTTCTGCCCTGGATAAATTTTATCCGCACTGCTCAACATTGGCTTATTCGCTTCAAAAATCTTGTTGTACTCATTGGCATTGCCGTAATACTCTTTGGCAATATGGGACAGCGTTTCGCCCTTTTGTACTTCGTGGTAGCGCGCTTCCTCACCATTCTGTTCAACTTCCAGATCATTTTCAACCTTGGCTACGCCTTTGATGTTCCCAGCAGCCAATGCAGCCTTCTCACACGCAGCTTGATCTGGCGCACGCCCTTTCAAAGTCACCAAACCTTCTGCTGCTGAAAATGACACTTCCAGATCTTCCAAGCCAAGCTTCTGCTGCTCAACGTGCGCACAAATTGCGTCAGCCGCTTCTTGGTTCAATTGCTCTATACTTTTCTCTTGCTCAGCTTTTTTCTGCGCAATAATTTGCTCACCAGCATCGGTCAAAAAATCAAACATACCCATCGTTTTGCTCCTTTAATGCTTAAAACATATTTAGCTTATTAATCATGTTCCATGATACCGATTGCCATAAGCACAATAAATAACTTTCATTCATCTATCATGCAAACAATTTCACCGTCACACCAAAGAGCTATAAGTCGGTCCCCTCTTGCTGCTCACGCTTGGCAACCAAGCGTGCAGAAATAAATAGCCCAAGCTCAAATAAGACCAATAGCGGCAAAGCCAATAAAGTCT is a window from the Cardiobacteriaceae bacterium TAE3-ERU3 genome containing:
- the lysM gene encoding peptidoglycan-binding protein LysM; this translates as MFDFLTDAGEQIIAQKKAEQEKSIEQLNQEAADAICAHVEQQKLGLEDLEVSFSAAEGLVTLKGRAPDQAACEKAALAAGNIKGVAKVENDLEVEQNGEEARYHEVQKGETLSHIAKEYYGNANEYNKIFEANKPMLSSADKIYPGQKLRIPT
- the ilvD gene encoding dihydroxy-acid dehydratase codes for the protein MSKITYRSKTSTGGRNMAGARALWRATGMKDGDFNKPIVAVVNSFTQFVPGHVHLKDIGQMVAREIEKAGGVAKEFNTIAVDDGIAMGHDGMLYSLPSRDIIADSVEYMVNAHCADAMVCISNCDKITPGMLMAAMRLNIPVIFVSGGPMEAGKTKLAEHHLDLVDAMVMAADPDVSDNTVAEIERSACPTCGSCSGMFTANSMNCLTEAMGLSLPGNGTVLATHADRRELFLKAARQIVTNARRYYEEGDDRVLPRTIASAKAFHNAMTLDIAMGGSTNTILHLLAAAQEAEVNYTLLDIDALSRKVPQLCKVAPNTQKYHIEDVHRAGGIMNILAELDRAGLLHTDLPTVHSATLKDAITHFDLVAGTGGEEVRHFYLAGPAGIPTQEAFSQDCRYPSLDEDRAQGCIRNIEHAYGQEGGLAVLYGNIALDGCVVKTAGVDESIHVFSGKAKVYESQDAAVTAILKKQVKAGDIVIIRYEGPRGGPGMQEMLYPTSYLKSMGLGKECALLTDGRFSGGTSGLSIGHASPEAAAGGAIGLIEDGDRIDINIPERSINLIIDDAELARRREAQDKKGWQPAEPRERYVSTALQAYALLATSADKGAVRDKARLAELSRRG
- the ppa gene encoding inorganic diphosphatase; protein product: MSLKNVPAGKNLPESFNVVIEISANSGPVKYEIDKETGALTVDRFMPTAMYYPANYGYIPQTLCDDGDPLDVLVLTPHPVEPGCVIESRALGVLHMTDEKGGDAKLLAVPTEKLCPIYAQYQSIDDLPELTLEQIRHFFEQYKALEKGKWVKLDGWGDKAAAEEEVRNSVKLYQKEG